The following coding sequences are from one Nicotiana tomentosiformis chromosome 3, ASM39032v3, whole genome shotgun sequence window:
- the LOC104115839 gene encoding uncharacterized protein: MESSGQWLERALLELCDKIGTGLDLDAEIISGLVSYCELAPPLDAKEYLDNIIGQEAGKSVTDEYLRRRGHSDIYHTTQGTSASKLQAYVKPPSADSLAAGTKKQVRAPKESKASSKQESQSTAGTSNGRNVQRGSQGNSTTTTTTAPQPQASQRNSRKKKSDKVVSLAEAAKGSIVYQQGKPCSCQARRHRLISNCLSCGKIVCEQEGEGPCNFCGALVLREGSSYAGLNEGPVPISDAEAEAEAYAKRLVDYDRNSAARTTVIDDQSDYYEFEGNSWLSKEEKELLRKKKEEIEEAERAKRNRVIMTFDLVGRKVLINKDEASEELQNGILLRPVGEKEATRIRPNPNLKVQPVFVDPGPRKTSKAKNNKKGPSNGLCLEITGRVQHDTNELSRLIVEGKLHGSSNSNSWHEPSVNRAIGTSDDSECTLDYY; the protein is encoded by the exons ATGGAATCGTCAGGGCAATGGCTGGAAAGAGCATTACTGGAGCTATGTGACAAGATAGGGACTGGTCTTGATTTAGATGCTGAGATAATATCTGGGCTCGTCTCCTATTGCGAGCTTGCTCCTCCTCTCGATGCTAAAGAATACCTTGAT AATATCATAGGTCAGGAAGCTGGAAAAAGTGTGACGGATGAGTATTTGAGACGGAGAGGTCATTCAGATATATACCACACTACCCAAGGTACTTCTGCTTCCAAATTGCAAGCATATGTAAAGCCCCCTTCAGCTGATAGTCTGGCAGCTGGAACTAAAAAACAAGTGCGAGCACCGAAAGAAAGTAAAGCCTCAAGTAAGCAGGAAAGTCAGAGCACAGCTGGGACATCAAATGGACGAAACGTACAAAGAGGGAGTCAAGGAAACTctacgacaacaacaacaactgcaCCTCAACCCCAAGCAAGTCAAAGAAACTCTAGAAAGAAAAAATCTGACAAAGTTGTTTCGCTTGCTGAGGCTGCAAAAGGGTCTATTGTATATCAACAGGGGAAGCCATGCTCATGCCAAGCCCGTCGACACAGGCTGATTAGCAATTGTTTATCTTGTGGAAAGATAGTCTGTGAGCAGGAAGGTGAAGGGCCTTGTAACTTTTGTGGTGCACTTGTGCTAAGGGAAGGAAGCTCGTATGCTGGATTAAATGAAGGCCCAGTTCCAATTTCCGATGctgaggcagaagctgaagccTATGCAAAGAGGCTAGTTGACTATGATCGGAACTCTGCAGCACGTACGACTGTTATCGATGACCAAAGTGACTACTATGAGTTTGAGGGAAATAGTTGGTTGTCGAAGGAG GAAAAGGAACTTCTgaggaaaaagaaagaggagATAGAAGAGGCTGAACGTGCTAAACGAAATAGAGTCATAATGACATTTGACCTAGTTGGCCGCAAG GTTCTTATAAATAAAGACGAGGCTTCTGAAGAACTGCAGAATGGAATTCTACTCAGACCAGTAGGGGAAAAGGAAGCAACCCGCATTAGACCTAATCCAAACCTGAAGGTACAACCCGTCTTTGTGGATCCAGGTCCCAGGAAAACTTCCAAGGCGAAGAATAATAAGAAAGGACCAAGTAATGGCTTGTGCTTGGAGATTACTGGGAGAGTACAACATGATACCAATGAACTCTCACGTTTGATAGTAGAGGGCAAGCTACATGGATCTTCGAATAGCAACTCGTGGCATGAGCCATCTGTTAATAGGGCTATTGGAACTTCAGATGACTCTGAATGTACTTTAGATTACTATTGA
- the LOC104091965 gene encoding probable methyltransferase PMT2, whose amino-acid sequence MAIKGNPGDNRSRGPLPIFVVVGLCCFFYLLGAWQRSGFGKGDSIALQMTNKAEDCSILSNLEYETHHGDQSGTVDDPKLEVKQFEPCGEQYVDYTPCHDQMRAMTFPRENMNYRERHCPPEEEKLHCLIPAPKGYVTPFQWPKSRDYVPFANAPHKSLTVEKAVQNWVQYEGNLFRFPGGGTQFPHGADAYIDQLASVIPMDNGTVRTALDTGCGVASWGAYLFKKNVIAMSFAPRDSHEAQVQFALERGVPAVIGVLGTVKLPFPSRAFDMAHCSRCLIPWAANGGMYMMEVDRVLRPGGYWILSGPPINWRTNYQAWQRPKEELEEEQRMIEEIAELLCWEKKYEKGEIAIWRKRVNNEYCSERDSRVTLCESLKSENVWYKKMEACVTLYPETTNSDEVAGGELKPFPERLNAIPPRIASGSVPGVSVDSFQEEDKLWKKHVKAYKRVNKFLDTGRYRNILDMNAGLGSFAAALESPKLWVMNVMPTKAESDTLGVLYERGLIGIYHDWCEAFSTYPRTYDLIHANGVFSLYKDKCNVEDILLEMDRILRPEGAVIFRDHVDILGQVKRIATGMRWKTKTVDNEDGPLIPEKLLFAVKRYWVVGDNNSTAL is encoded by the exons ATGGCAATAAAAGGAAATCCAGGAGATAACAGAAGCCGAGGTCCGTTGCCAATATTTGTTGTAGTTGGACTTTGTTGTTTTTTCTATCTTCTAGGAGCATGGCAAAGAAGTGGTTTTGGGAAGGGAGACAGCATAGCTCTTCAGATGACAAATAAGGCAGAGGACTGCAGCATCCTCTCCAATCTAGAATATGAAACTCATCATGGTGATCAAAGCGGTACGGTTGATGATCCCAAGCTGGAAGTCAAGCAGTTTGAGCCTTGTGGTGAGCAATATGTTGATTACACGCCGTGTCATGATCAGATGCGAGCAATGACATTTCCTAGAGAAAATATGAACTACAGAGAGAGACATTGCCCTCCAGAGGAAGAGAAGCTGCATTGTCTTATTCCAGCCCCAAAAGGATATGTGACTCCTTTTCAATGGCCGAAGAGTCGTGATTACGTACCCTTTGCAAATGCACCACATAAAAGTTTAACAGTTGAGAAGGCAGTGCAAAACTGGGTCCAATATGAAGGGAATTTATTTAGATTTCCAGGTGGTGGAACTCAATTCCCACATGGGGCAGATGCATATATTGACCAACTTGCTTCTGTGATCCCAATGGACAATGGTACAGTTCGAACTGCATTGGATACCGGTTGTGGG GTTGCAAGTTGGGGTGCATACCTTTTCAAGAAGAATGTTATAGCCATGTCATTCGCACCAAGAGATTCACATGAAGCTCAAGTCCAATTTGCTTTGGAAAGAGGTGTGCCAGCCGTTATTGGTGTACTTGGAACCGTAAAATTGCCATTTCCATCAAGGGCCTTTGATATGGCTCATTGTTCACGATGTTTGATTCCATGGGCTGCAAATG GTGGAATGTACATGATGGAAGTGGATCGCGTGCTCAGACCAGGGGGGTACTGGATACTTTCAGGTCCTCCCATCAACTGGCGGACTAATTATCAAGCATGGCAGCGACCTAAAGAGGAGCTGGAAGAGGAACAAAGAATGATTGAAGAGATAGCTGAACTTCTCTGCTGGGAAAAGAAATATGAGAAAGGTGAGATAGCAATATGGAGAAAACGAGTAAACAATGAGTACTGCAGTGAACGAGATTCTCGTGTAACTCTATGTGAATCCTTGAAGTCAGAAAATGTCTG GTATAAGAAGATGGAGGCATGTGTAACTCTGTATCCTGAAACAACCAATTCTGATGAAGTTGCTGGTGGAGAGCTCAAGCCATTTCCGGAGAGACTTAATGCTATTCCTCCAAGAATAGCAAGTGGATCTGTTCCTGGAGTCTCTGTTGACTCATTCCAGGAGGAGGACAAGTTGTGGAAAAAGCATGTGAAAGCTTATAAGAGAGTTAACAAATTCCTTGACACTGGGAGGTATCGCAATATACTAGATATGAATGCTGGCCTAGGAAGTTTTGCTGCAGCGCTAGAGTCACCTAAACTGTGGGTTATGAATGTTATGCCAACTAAAGCTGAAAGCGACACTCTTGGCGTATTATATGAACGAGGCCTGATTGGCATATACCATGACTG GTGTGAAGCCTTCTCTACCTACCCTCGGACGTATGACCTTATTCATGCAAATGGAGTTTTCAGCTTATATAAGGACAA ATGTAATGTTGAAGACATTCTACTAGAGATGGACAGGATTCTTAGACCAGAAGGTGCAGTTATATTCCGAGATCATGTAGATATTCTTGGCCAAGTAAAACGAATTGCAACTGGTATGAGGTGGAAGACAAAAACGGTAGATAATGAGGATGGTCCTCTTATTCCAGAAAAGCTTTTGTTTGCTGTCAAAAGATACTGGGTTGTTGGAGATAACAACTCCACCGCCTTATAG
- the LOC104091964 gene encoding protein PHYTOCHROME KINASE SUBSTRATE 3-like — protein MAADDNVTSLRIASFSCYLSNPEESFVQKIGGAVESALISPPETPFSSTAVNAATAKPSSKSNQDNLANLRVESFSSCLKTKEENFAFTNSAAPVQDPTIAFVFPQQVKQLERNKSKDGEISIFGADKYFNMDLDYGAAHLPPAGVMKYRGIDPPNLKPNVRSGTPSICSEASSWNSQNALLQNIRRNGCQTKQKKMTRRRFLDSFSCQPCSDKKAVYVDESIGHGISQPGPKHGVGPFALSLAQDQSIEEQRKSLEVFGSGKMGKGDIAVNLERKLSMLTWDAIPKAQNLPTTTNGSSTVCDDMASDASSDLFEIENISSSGYGLVNTQTSGDYMSGSCMSPTTQYAPSEVSIEWSVVTASAAEYSSIISDYDEKNFGISGNINSRNATNKTTKNKNTVGKEVQKTRPSTGLLGCKSQKAVNVAETVHKTSEKAKQR, from the coding sequence ATGGCAGCCGATGATAATGTGACCAGCCTTCGTATTGCATCATTTTCTTGTTATCTCAGCAACCCTGAAGAGAGCTTTGTACAGAAAATTGGTGGTGCAGTTGAGTCTGCTCTTATTTCACCCCCTGAGACCCCATTTTCCTCAACTGCAGTAAACGCTGCTACTGCAAAGCCCTCCTCAAAAAGCAACCAAGATAACCTCGCGAATCTTCGTGTTGAGTCTTTTTCTTCTTGTCTCAAAACTAAGGAAGAAAACTTTGCGTTTACGAATTCAGCAGCTCCCGTTCAAGATCCTACTATTGCATTTGTATTTCCTCAACAGGTAAAGCAACTAGAACGAAACAAGTCCAAAGATGGAGAGATTAGCATATTTGGTGCTGACAAGTACTTCAACATGGACTTGGATTATGGAGCTGCCCATCTCCCTccagctggggtgatgaagtacAGGGGAATAGATCCACCAAACCTGAAACCCAATGTACGGTCAGGAACTCCTAGCATTTGTTCTGAGGCAAGCAGCTGGAACAGTCAAAATGCACTGTTACAAAATATTCGGCGAAATGGATGTCAGACAAAGCAGAAGAAGATGACAAGAAGAAGATTTTTGGACAGCTTCAGCTGTCAACCTTGTTCGGACAAGAAAGCAGTTTATGTGGATGAAAGCATAGGACATGGAATTTCCCAGCCAGGACCAAAGCATGGGGTAGGTCCTTTTGCGTTGAGTTTGGCTCAGGATCAAAGCATTGAAGAGCAGAGGAAATCACTCGAAGTGTTTGGCTCTGGCAAAATGGGAAAAGGAGATATAGCAGTGAACTTGGAGAGGAAACTCTCTATGTTAACTTGGGACGCTATTCCTAAAGCCCAAAACCTCCCTACAACTACCAACGGAAGCAGCACGGTCTGTGATGACATGGCTAGTGATGCTAGCTCCGATTTATTCGAAATTGAGAATATATCCAGCAGTGGATATGGACTTGTGAATACACAAACTTCAGGTGATTATATGTCTGGCAGTTGCATGTCTCCAACAACTCAGTACGCGCCAAGTGAGGTCAGCATTGAGTGGAGCGTTGTCACAGCCAGTGCTGCTGAGTACTCGTCCATTATCTCTGATTATGATGAAAAGAACTTTGGCATTAGTGGTAACATAAATTCAAGAAATGCAACCAATAAAACCACCAAAAACAAGAACACAGTAGGCAAAGAGGTGCAAAAAACTCGCCCTAGTACTGGGCTTTTAGGTTGCAAGAGCCAAAAAGCGGTAAATGTGGCTGAAACTGTGCATAAGACTAGTGAGAAAGCAAAACAAAGATGA